TGGGTGTGCTCCGCGTGGCGGAACGGCACGGCCATGACCCGTTCCTGACGGCTGTACGGCACGTGATGGTGGTTCAGGAAGTCCTCCACGGTGTGGTCGTACTGGCACACCATGACGTCGGCTGCATAGTCCGAGGCCGGCCCGAAGAACTGCGCCTGCAGGTGGCGGTTGCCGAGCGAGTGGGCCGTGAACAGCGCCTCACCGATGCTCCGCGGCGCGATCACCAGCACGTCGCTGGCCTCCACGGCCACCACGACGGCGTTCCCCTCCTCCGCGAACAGCACGTCGCCGTCGCGCAGATCGGGTGAGCCGGCCGGCAGCCGGATTCCGAGCTCGCGGCCGTGGTCACTGGTCACGCGCTGAATCCGCTTGGCCAGGTCCGCCACGGGAAGGGTGACCTTCTCGC
Above is a window of Arthrobacter sp. Y-9 DNA encoding:
- the ureE gene encoding urease accessory protein UreE, encoding MIVTSILGNIHDEDHPFPAGHREKVTLPVADLAKRIQRVTSDHGRELGIRLPAGSPDLRDGDVLFAEEGNAVVVAVEASDVLVIAPRSIGEALFTAHSLGNRHLQAQFFGPASDYAADVMVCQYDHTVEDFLNHHHVPYSRQERVMAVPFRHAEHTH